GGGACAAGGCGAATCACGTCTACACGTTCGCGACCAACGTCACGCTGAGGCCGGGCGCCACGCTCTGGCTGCACACCGGCAGGGGGACCAACACCGCGAGCCACCGGTACTGGAACTCGGGCAACTACATCTGGAACAACACCGGCGACACCGCGTACCTGCGGAACGCGAGCGGTACGCAGATCGACACCTGCACGTGGGGCCGGGGCAGCGGTTCGATCGCCTGCTGACCACACTGGAAGCACGGACACCGCCCCGGGAACTCCCCGCCCGGGGCGGTTCGTCATACCCGGGGCGTCGGCGCAGTCGGTGGTGAGCTGGTTGTCGCCGTTTC
This region of Cryptosporangium minutisporangium genomic DNA includes:
- a CDS encoding lamin tail domain-containing protein: MRLFSALTSVATAAAAVAIALLPTAPANAAPVVQFTRAYYNSPGTDTRTNSSLNAEYLTLKNTTTSTISLSRWTVRDKANHVYTFATNVTLRPGATLWLHTGRGTNTASHRYWNSGNYIWNNTGDTAYLRNASGTQIDTCTWGRGSGSIAC